The sequence below is a genomic window from Nicotiana tomentosiformis chromosome 6, ASM39032v3, whole genome shotgun sequence.
GCAACAGGGGCTCATATCAGgagggtcgtcatggtggtagattccagcagcagatgAGGGCCCCATGTcttaggtgtggaaagatgcatctaggaatatgctacatggacttacccatattgatgcggattgaggggtcacatttagagggattgttgttcgtcccgccagggtgagggtaggggcatggcacagccagccagttctacagctactacatctgcagcacctcctctagctcgaggcactccaacacccgcagggcgtggtacagctaggggtggagcacagagttcgaGAATATCCggtcgtttctatgctatgaggggtcgccagaatttgtaggcttctccagatgttgtcacaggtatattgactgtccaatctcatgatgtgtatgctcttattgatccaggttctactttgtcatatgtcactccttatgttgctatggaatttgggctAGAACCGGAATAgtttcatgagtcgttctctatatctactctagttggtgagtctattttggccgtgcGGGTCTAtaaggattgtgttgtcacgttgcgtggtcgggacaccgtggccaatcttattgaattgagaatggtcgattttgatgtgataatggggatagattggctttattcttgttttgccaagcttgattgccgaaccaggactgttagATTCGAATTTCCAAACGAgtcagttattgagtggaagggtgatgatgtagttccaaatggtaggtttatttcctaccttaaggccatAAAGAtaatcaacaagggatgtatttaccatttattccgggttacggacaccgatgctgaggcacctacacttgagtccgtgcctgttttgaatgaattttcgggagtcttttcgaatgaactccctgggatcccaccagacagggagattgattttgggattgatgtgatgccagacacgcatcctatatctattccaccctacagaatgaaACCATCATAATTGAAGGagataaaggaacaattgagagattttttagaaaagggttttatccggccaagtgtgtcaccttggggcacaccagtccttttgtaagaaagaaagatgggtcactgagaatatgtattgactatcggcggcttaataaggtcacaatcaataataagtatccactgccaaggataaatgacttgtttgatcaattgcaaggtgctaggtacttctccaggattgatttaagatccgggtatcaccaattgaagatcagggagcgggatattccgaaaacagcttttaggacccggtatgggcattttgagtttctagtgatgtcttttgggctaacaaattcctcagcggccttcatggatcttatgaatcgagtttttaagccatttCTCGaatcttttgtgatagtgtttattgacaatatttttgtatattcacgaagtcgagaagactatgtcgatcatctcagggtagttctgcaaaccctacatcagcactagttatatgcaaaattttcaaagtataaattttggcttgaatcggtcatattcttgggtcgtgtagtctctagtgagggaattaaggttgatcctcagaaaatttcagctgtgaattggccgaggcctacaactccaacagagattcgcagtttcttaggcttagctggatattacagaaagtttatgGAAGGGTTTTTTACTCTTGCCTCCCCATTGACgaaattgacgcagaaggaaaTTAAGTTCCAATTGTCatatgcttgtgaaaagagtttccaagaattgaaagcaagattgactacggcaccggtgttgactctatcAGAGGATATAAatagatttgtggtatattgtgatacttcaagaatcgggcttggatgtgtattaatacaacatgggaaggttatagcttatgcttctaggcaactcaagaatcatgaaaataattatccaacacatgatttagaacttgcggcagtggtatttgcattgaaaatttggcgtcattatttatatggggtccatgtggatatattcacagaccataagaggattcaatatattttcaagtagaaggaattgaatttaaCTAGAGAAGATGtgttgagttactcaaggactacgacattaatattctatatcattcgggaaaggccaatgttgtggcagatgctttTAGCCagaaatccatgggtagtttggctcactcggaggcatatcaaaggccattggccaagaaAGTTCACCGAtgggctagtttgggagttcgtcttgcagactctaatgaaggaggggtaattgtgcaaaataggactaaatcatcgcttgttgttGAAGTCAAAGataagcaatacaatgatccattgttggtgcaattgaaagaagGGATTCATAAATATAAGACCATGTCCTTTTATCTTGGCATGGATCATGGttcactaaggtaccaagggcgactatgtgttccaaatgtggatggtctccgggaaagaattatgactgaagctcacacttctaggtattctgtgcacctaggttctatgaaaatgtatcatgatcttaaagaAGTCTATTGGTGCAACtacatgaagaggaatgtagcgtaATTTGTGGCGAAGTGTaaaaattatcagcaagtgaaagctgaacaccaacggcccggtgggttggcacaaaacatagaaattctaatatggaagtggaaaatgattaatatggactttgtggtaggattatcaCGCACTCCgtacaagtttgactcaatttgggtgattgtggatcgactcacgaaatcagcacactttttgccggttagatctaccgacacagcaaaacagtatgctcagttgtatattagAGAAATAGTCACGTTGCATGGcaccctagtttccatcattttttatcgaggagcacaattcactgctaatttttggaagaaatttcagaaatgtttgggtactcaggtgaatcttagtacagcctttcacccgcagactgacgggcaggcagagcggactatttagaagcttgaagatatattgtgcgcttgcgttctagacttcaaaggtagatgggatgatcatataccactcatagaatttgcatacaacaatagctatcatgctagcattcagatggcaccatttgagactttatatggtaggagatatagatctcccattgggtggttcaaaattggtgAAGCAgcgttgatagggccagacctcgtgcatcaggttatggaaaaagttaaaatcattaaggagaggttgaagactgctcagagtcatcagaaatcctattcagatgttcgtcatAGGGACTTGGAGtccaaagaagatgattgggtattcttgaaagtttcccccatgaagggtgtaatgcgatttggtaagaaaggaaaattgagtctgaggtatgtcagaccgtaaaatatcattcagaggatcggtgaggtggcgtacaagcttgagctaccacctgagatgtcattagtaaacccaatatttcatgtgtctatgttgaagaaagtagttggagatctgaCACTCATTGtttcggttgagactattgaggtaaatgagaaattgacttacgaagagatttcggtttctattattgatcggcaagtccgaaaattgagaaataaaggaATTTCCTCCATGAAAGTGTCAtcgcgaaaccaacaggttgaagaggctacttgggaggccgaggaagaaatgaagaaaaattatccttatttgtttaaatgaccatgtatttatgagTTGTGCTTtgtgaaaatgctaagagttacttctatgaattatgtatcatttgtaccgtTGATgataagggtgttcctttcctgGTAATATGTCTCTTATGATGCCATGGTTGGTGTTGTTATAGTGTTATATTGCATCATcggttatgtatatgttgttaggattggtttttgggattctctgacaggtggataggtccAGTTTCAGGGGAGACTGtggcgaaatttttgaaaattttggaagttagccaaattttgaaactactggtgtatGTGAACTAACATTGGGGCACATTggatgctaataacagattttgaccctcattcgaggacgaataatcctaagtgggggagaatgtaaagccccgtaaaattttacaaaagaaaaataatatttaatggtGACACAACTCGAACTCTTTGTGTTGAGCAATGCACTAGAAAGTAAAGAAAATGTTTTGGCAGCGAAATGCGTTTCTGCGGtatattatgcgaccgcagaattactCTAGGGggcgcataatggccgcagaagtaaggcaggagagggtcagtttggatgccattctgcagtcgactatgcgaccgcagaactgttctgcgattcattatgcgaccgcagaacaggtcagcGGGCTGCATAGTGATCGcagacacagacagatttttgtcGGTTTTAGACACCAATTAGgcgactgatatgcggtccgcatatcgattatgccatcacagaccttgttccggagctccatttttgggtttttaaaactcgaccctacttcgttaaatacacgctttgggccattttttagctaaaatctgacattttagagtgagagagagtgccctagagtgagaaggtgttcctcaataatttctcttcaattcttgctcaaattttggaagattaagaagggaaactcactaggtcttcatcttagaggtaagattctacaccctaaccctcaatttcgaattttgtctagaaatgggtaattagcaagataatatttgggcatgagagttgtttattttacatgcatgtgttataaaagggcgtaggaagattgttgagctaaaaatggtaaagattgggttgtgggatgatggaatcctccataaaaggaccttgaaaccttaatgcacacctagtgttcgataaaatgctcaaatgagctagaaccatgtgcatcttcctaattttggttcaatttgttatatttctataatagattgaagttgctaataattccggaatattttagagtttaaaaaAGCtctattgaggtatgttggctaaactcttctcttaaaattgaatctcacgatattcatgtaatttatgtaagacccgagtggttcattataaaattggctattccgaataagtttgtgttgaaatatatatgttcagtaagtatcctaaatgctttattcatgttatattatcaattgaggatgtgttcaagtatgggctttgcattaataatgtttcgacttcaagtcaagttcaaacgaagactattatgccaaattttgtaaaatatctctatgtgccttagactcttaattgctcacatttgttctacacaccttgatttgaattattgttgttggtgatgatgatgttgatatttgaaagtgaaaaggGTGAGCATAAAATACTAAacacggccaacgtgccaagaatgattttataattgtggccactagtgccaatgaaatgaaaatatgtgaaagaagtatgaaatgcgataattgatataaaaaggttgatgtctcgaataagacagtctagccgatcgggtcgcgATCGGACACTATGtctcacacatggtggtgattatgctggaaattataatttaatttgtgattgtggttgatatctctaatgagatagcctagccgatcgggtcattatcGGACTCTGTATTAAAGGTACGGGGctattgatattgagagtgattgtggttgatgtctctaaagagatagcctagccgatcagatcgtgatcggactccgtcctaagagtacggtggtattggtattatgaataatggtattgtgaacaatggtatatcggtgctaagaatCACCAatctgaaaatatgggaatttacgtgaaacttgatgttttggtattgttcgagactttcattgattttatgattattcctccttgtaatattatttgttctattgagagggtatttagttatacatactagtgctattcgacagtattaacgtcccttttgccggaggcactgcatctttaagtggatgcaagtggttccacaacgagagatattgatcagtgatagcagtacaccttcttcccagctgacttggtgagcctcacttcatcctggggtcatgtatcttatgtactttgtgtattctgtttgaggtatggtcggggccttattgccggcattatcattgtactcttctttatctatagaggctccgtagacatagtgtgaggTGTATATTGGcactggggaagtcaaactcatTATGTTGtttttgaattactatttccacttcaaaTTATGAAAAACGTGTGTGAAATTGAGaccttaaaatgaagtaactagtggtaagaaattggtattgcaaacatgatcactttatcgtttgattaacgaaaatatatattctctttattcatgaatgagtttgggaaGAAAGAaatctagtaggcttgctcggtcgggttcactcggttgagcgtcggtcgcgctcctcggttttggggcgtgatagGAAGCAACAACTGAAATAGGAAAGGGAGAATCAGCATTCTCCACTAAATCCATTTCTTCCCATAGCCCGCCCTCGGTTGGGGTTTTAAGCTCTCCAAATTAAGCATTATGTTGAGTTAATGAATATCGTTGTCTCCTTTGGAGGGAAGCCTCTTCATCACTGGCTTCCCCATCATTGTCAATGACCACAGTGGTTGCGGCTAGCTCAGACGTGGCTTTCTTCACTTTCTTATTTTTACCTTAGTAGAGGAAACATGTCGCCTtattggttgcttgttctctggccgGGGACTCCATAAGAAGCGCCTGCACCGGAAGCAGACCTGAGGTCATCGGTCCAGGTGAGAGCCTTCTGCAACAACCTTGCAGCCTCTATGGGATTGGCCAAATCGTCCTCCTCAGGGAAGGAAACGGAATCCTGCGGGAGCCCTGAATTAAACAAAAATCTAGGGTTAATAATTTTTCTTATGTACAAAGGCATAATGAAGGGAGAGTCGATTTACTGTTGTTCTTAGACTTCCACCCGTATTTGACAACCAACTCCTTCCACCGGCAGGTCTCTGGCATAGTAATGTTCAAAATATTCTGAACCCATCGGCACATGCCTTCAAACCTTGGTGGTGTCCATCGAGTAGCTGAAATAACGAAAGTAAAAGGGTTAACAATGACATGGGACAACCTTTTTCGGAGAAAGAGGTAGATTCTGAAGTTACATGAATGACTCTAGGATTCGGGGAAAGACGGAGTTGTGGTCGGGATGATATCCCTGGTAGCAATTATGACAAACTGCTTCATCTATCCacgatcattgtcatcatccatgttgttaagcaaagcatggtggccacgcttgctgaagtttattactcccccacggaagattttgggggagtaAAGGTTCATCATATGTGCCAGGGTTAGGGGCTCCCTCGTTTCCAGGCATAGCCGCCACAAACAAGCCACCGTTCGCCACACCGAAGGGCCCAATTGATCCAAACAAACTTGGTACCAATGGCAAAACTCCAAAATCACAGGGTCAAGTCCCCCAGTCAAAGAAAATTgacccaaagtgaagggatacgtgtaaacgtacgtaaaacccttcttaATGAAGGTCACCCGCTCTATCAGGTCATGGGCAATGATATTTAGGGCATGGTAGTCATAATCTTCCTTAACagtaggaatactggaagggcgAATAGAAGAAGAGTATCTACCAACAGCCCAAGTTCGAGGGTTTAAAGTAAGGAATTCTCTTTAAAATCTTTGGTAGTGTTCAGATGTTTAGGTATGATGGTGCTTACCGTGGGAGGATCAGTATCAACATCAACCTCTTTTTATCTTTGCTCCTCTTCGGACCTCCACCAAAGATAAGACCaaagttcttgaaaattttagAAGAAGCCATAATGATAAGGAGATGATAAAGTGTTTTGAAGAAGAACAAAGAGAGATGAAAGCATAAGGGATTTAAGTGCAAAGAAGTAAGGAAAGCTTATGAAATTTTTAGAATTGAAAAAAGAAGAATGAGGAGTATAAGTAAAGGTATAGGCGGATAAAAatgtggccatgattacctcaagAACCGGCGAAAATATTGCTAAATCGTGGGGTAAcacgtgttcggggtattaaatgtgAGGAGACGTGCATCTTATCAAGCGTCAGAAACATTTCAGAAGGGTTCAGAAAATATTTCGCCAAGAAAGAAATCTTCACCAACTTCTCGATGAAACAAAGATGTGCCACTGAAAAGCAGGAGGGCTATCTGTATAGGATAAAATTAGTTTATATTAAATGCTCGAATGATTACATGACACATGGAACCGGAGGTAGACGGAAGATGAAGAGAGTGAAAATGAAGACCGAGGACAACAACTTCGGTTGGTATCGGGTAGATCCCAAAGGGAACACAGTCAACGGAAGCAAACGAATGTTTGTCACCAGAtaacatttaatgaagaatattcttcgGTATTAAATATACAGTCGTtgtagagaattttggcattcatggcctgccgttacatattcatcaatggcccccTTTATTGTCACTTAAGAAGGGCTTGATCGTAGGATCTTATTCCctatgtatagctataaatagtagcTTCAACAACCATTATAGGCATAAAATCTCTGGCAAACCTTATGCTAACTTTTTACTGGCAAGCCAGAAAATATAActttgttataaatagaattatatttaatgtgaatgtctatattttagagagattttaggatttgttacttggtggctaagtcactttttcccTACAAATAGAGGGGTTCTATTTCATTGTAATTAATCCCAAATCAAACAGAattctctctacttttctctgcaatactcttcttcttctcttattattttataacacgttatcaacacgagaTTCTAACTAATTAAGTAGAAGCTTTGGtattgagcataatgattgtcAATTATTCCATAAACTTCCTTCATGATTAAATTCTGGATTTAAGGTAAGTATTTAACTTTTTtcccttttaaattattaaaattctatAATGATTTTAAATACAAGGAAAGGCAATAAActttgattataactctaatagagtttgCAAGAAAGTATAAACACCCGAAGTGGTCAAATTTCTATGCCTTGCCATaatcaaattcatgtatgattatgGCAAAGAAGTGGAAACACGTTCCATTGAATTTGTTTcattctcattcccttaagagaatgtggtagcaatatgtaataagtctgaaagaagataaaattattacCGTGAAGGTATCAATAGATGTGGACGTGGTaatagacgaaattataatcgtcatcattgtggtaatgagaataataaggattgtcaaaataatccttcactctGTGAAATTAATGTTTGCcatcgatttgacatgagatttcATAAAGCACATACAGATGACTATGGTTCATTCATGGTGTGAATGTAATAgcatgtgatttatgaatacatattcattcttggaaGAATATAAACATGCTAGTGGTAGtgaatataccacactcacctctagaaggaggtttgagatgaaataggaaaataatttcattattatggcatgaatggtcattgaTTACGTACCTATTGTGATTATGGCAATGTGATTATTACAAGGCAAAAGTTGCAtataatgattttgaccatgactataatggtataactttctccttgaaagagatttttaccatatggatgttgatgaatatatgtggtagtacaaaattaattgaaagcTCTAGAATAGCCAATTAactattttggaaaaataaaattgattatcaataaggtattgtatcgtagtaagtctcaaagaaacttatttagTTTCTATAGTATTCACAAAAGCAGgtggttatattgagactataaataaaggaAATATTTAATATCTTCTATTAGTACAACTTGTAGCGGGGTAATATGTATGTAAAAAGCTACCCACTTTATTCTCTAGTTTgtttgccacaataaagtagaagtttattgatataaaactCATATCATAATAAATTTGGAGTTTATTGATATCGAGTTGGCGTAATTGGTTTAGTCATGTTAAATTAAgtatgatgtgcaaaaataaaagagaattcacatgggtaaatATCGAAGAACTAGAAAGTTCTTTTATGAATTCTCTTATATTGTTTGTTCTCATTAATCaatagaccaactaaaattgggattgaatcccatgaatatgaaaatatcaaaggtgaatatgggttcattcacctgccatgtataccacataagatgcatctatgagatggttaTATGTGCGATTATTGTAACCTGCAACTTGATGTTTACGaggtaacttgctcaataatttaatttagagtataatttttagattttctattcaagatagttcatcttgataagttggtttacatcacagtttgtttggcaaaataatttattgagtaTTTTCATTTaatagctaaactattgcttatgagaacaaattATCTATATCAGTTGATATACGTTATATACGAAAGTATTTTACATTCTTCCCTCACAAGTGGTTCAGGGTCATGAAACAAATAAttccatcttattattattgatgtgcggtatatattttgattaacaccataacgcacaaaggtgaatttttaaagttttggaagcaagttagtttttctaacatgatgGGGAGACGGGATAAACAGTTGAGAAAACGTTACTTGAAATGAAATATTATTTGTACATCTTGATTCTCAAATAAGATAATACtaatttgaagttcataaaaagataattcataagcaatatattgcaaagcatATGAGATGCATTTGTtgacccaaagaaagtaactatatttTCACTGCAAATGCTTctattagaataagtcctagaaggacaaagtctatggtacgcttaaAACGTATAGACAAAtcggtttcaaataaaattcttgataaagaatatgagcaaat
It includes:
- the LOC138893781 gene encoding uncharacterized protein produces the protein MVDFDVIMGIDWLYSCFAKLDCRTRTVRFEFPNESVIEWKGDDVVPNDAFSQKSMGSLAHSEAYQRPLAKKVHRWASLGVRLADSNEGGVIVQNRTKSSLVVEVKDKQYNDPLLVQLKEGIHKYKTMSFYLGMDHGSLRYQGRLCVPNVDGLRERIMTEAHTSRYSVHLGSMKMYHDLKEVYWCNYMKRNVA